One window from the genome of Archaeoglobus neptunius encodes:
- the rgy gene encoding reverse gyrase produces the protein MPDVLYANLCPVCGGDLSSDEIEHAVCTAKKGELCRREEDDEVARFVSFFEKCVGKPRSIQKLWAKRVLRGESFAATAPTGIGKTSFGIAVSLFLALKGKRCYLIFPTSLLVNQALETISGFAEKAQLEISVNEFGEGINIGYYHARLGKKEKEAFFDNLDRFQILITTTQFLSKHYAGLGTFNFIFVDDVDAILKASKNIDRILALLGFHYNEKTRSWKGEAKGSLMVSTATAKKGKKAELFRTLLNFDIGSSRLTVRNIEDVAVNEESIQEIEYILGKMGTGGLIYARSAEDARSIYERLKDRFKTGIVVAEKSDDFDRFARGEVDYLIGTAHYYGKLVRGLDLPERVRYAVFVGCPTFKVRVGDLDSLSLPMLRILAMIYRSHPEIERILPYIEKISREELRELVKEAMENYRPDAKDVVVRKNEILFPDIRTYIQGSGRTSRLFAGGLTKGASFLLENDTELLSAFIERARYYDIEFKKIEEVDFDALVKEVDESRERYRRKEEFDLVKPALFIVESPTKARQISRFFGRPSVKILNGAVVYEVPMERYVLMVTASIGHITDLITNRGFHGVVVNGKFVPIYASIKRCRNCGYQFTEERKSCPKCSSDDIDDSKDRINAIRKLAHDAGFIIIGTDPDTEGEKIAWDLKNLLSGCGEVKRAEFHEVTRKAVLEAFDSLREINEDLVRAQIVRRVEDRWIGFVLSQKLWNRFNNRNLSAGRAQTPVLGWIIERYRDSKEKKTIAIVRDLDLVLEHDREEFELKIKLKGEREELRIPLPPYTTETLLSDSNRILKLSVKQTMQVAQDLFENGLITYHRTDSTRVSDAGQMIAREYLGKEFSGRGWGEGGAHECIRPTRPLDKDGLRRLIHEGVIVAEGLGWEHFALYDLIFRRFMASQSKPFTVRVKEYVIEFDGRSVQEERIVEARGRAYDLYRSVWVRKDLPTGEFVVRAEIRRVPKAHPLTQAEIIQMMKERGIGRPSTYATIVDRLFARNYVKDRYGRVIPTKLGVDVYTYLMDRYSQFVSEKRTRDLENRMDAVEKGEVDFVRALDELYEEIKSIS, from the coding sequence ATGCCCGACGTCCTTTACGCAAATCTCTGCCCCGTTTGTGGCGGTGATTTAAGCTCAGATGAAATCGAGCATGCTGTATGTACTGCAAAGAAGGGGGAACTTTGCAGGAGAGAGGAGGATGATGAGGTAGCAAGGTTCGTATCGTTTTTCGAGAAATGTGTCGGAAAGCCGAGATCGATTCAGAAACTCTGGGCGAAAAGAGTTCTCAGAGGTGAGAGTTTTGCTGCAACAGCTCCCACGGGTATCGGCAAAACATCGTTCGGCATAGCTGTCTCCCTCTTTCTGGCCTTGAAGGGTAAGAGATGTTATCTTATTTTTCCAACTTCATTGCTTGTGAATCAGGCTTTGGAAACAATTTCCGGGTTTGCGGAAAAAGCACAGCTTGAAATTTCCGTTAATGAGTTTGGTGAGGGTATTAATATCGGATATTACCACGCCAGGCTTGGTAAGAAGGAAAAAGAGGCTTTTTTTGATAACCTGGATAGATTCCAAATTCTTATCACCACAACACAGTTTCTATCAAAGCATTATGCCGGTCTGGGAACCTTCAATTTCATTTTCGTTGATGATGTGGACGCAATTCTAAAGGCATCGAAGAACATTGACCGAATTCTGGCACTTCTCGGTTTCCATTATAACGAAAAAACAAGGAGCTGGAAAGGTGAGGCAAAAGGATCTCTCATGGTGTCAACTGCAACTGCGAAAAAAGGAAAAAAGGCTGAACTTTTCAGAACCCTTCTTAACTTTGATATTGGTTCATCAAGATTGACTGTCAGAAATATTGAGGATGTGGCCGTGAACGAGGAGAGCATACAGGAGATAGAGTATATTCTCGGAAAAATGGGGACAGGTGGATTAATCTACGCGAGAAGTGCAGAGGATGCCAGATCGATATACGAGAGGTTGAAAGACAGGTTCAAAACTGGAATCGTTGTTGCCGAAAAATCTGATGATTTTGATAGATTTGCCAGAGGGGAGGTCGATTACCTGATAGGTACCGCTCATTATTACGGAAAATTGGTTAGAGGTCTGGATCTCCCTGAAAGAGTAAGATATGCCGTTTTTGTGGGCTGTCCCACCTTTAAAGTCAGAGTTGGAGACCTCGATTCTCTCAGTCTTCCAATGCTCAGGATTCTGGCCATGATCTACCGCAGTCATCCCGAAATTGAGAGGATTCTGCCGTATATAGAAAAAATATCCCGGGAGGAGCTGAGAGAACTGGTGAAAGAGGCAATGGAGAACTACAGGCCAGACGCAAAAGATGTGGTGGTGAGGAAAAATGAAATACTGTTTCCGGATATCAGAACGTACATTCAGGGTTCCGGTAGAACCTCAAGACTCTTTGCTGGTGGTCTGACGAAGGGAGCGTCCTTTCTTCTTGAAAACGACACGGAGCTTCTGTCAGCTTTCATTGAGAGGGCCAGGTACTATGACATAGAATTCAAAAAAATTGAAGAAGTCGATTTTGATGCTCTCGTGAAAGAGGTTGACGAAAGCAGAGAGAGGTACAGGAGGAAAGAAGAGTTTGATCTTGTAAAACCAGCTCTTTTCATTGTGGAGAGTCCCACGAAGGCCAGACAGATTTCCCGCTTTTTCGGCAGACCGAGTGTTAAGATCCTGAACGGTGCGGTTGTTTATGAGGTGCCAATGGAGAGGTATGTTCTCATGGTCACGGCGAGCATCGGTCACATCACAGACCTCATAACGAACAGGGGTTTTCATGGAGTGGTTGTGAATGGAAAATTCGTACCCATCTATGCCTCAATCAAAAGATGCCGGAATTGCGGATACCAGTTCACCGAGGAGAGGAAAAGCTGTCCGAAGTGCAGCAGCGATGATATTGACGATTCAAAGGATAGGATCAACGCCATCAGGAAGCTTGCCCATGATGCCGGGTTCATCATAATAGGCACGGATCCCGATACCGAGGGTGAGAAAATTGCATGGGATCTGAAAAATTTGCTCTCAGGGTGTGGAGAGGTGAAAAGAGCAGAGTTTCATGAGGTGACAAGAAAAGCTGTTCTCGAAGCTTTTGATTCACTCAGGGAAATCAACGAAGATCTCGTGAGGGCTCAGATTGTGAGGAGGGTTGAGGACAGGTGGATAGGTTTTGTGCTGAGTCAGAAGCTGTGGAACAGGTTTAACAATCGCAACCTGTCTGCCGGAAGAGCGCAGACTCCAGTCCTCGGATGGATAATAGAGAGATACAGGGATTCAAAGGAGAAGAAGACTATTGCCATTGTCAGAGACCTTGATCTGGTTCTTGAGCATGATAGGGAAGAGTTTGAATTGAAAATCAAACTGAAAGGCGAAAGGGAGGAGCTGAGGATTCCACTACCACCGTACACAACTGAGACCCTGCTGAGCGATTCAAACAGGATATTAAAGCTTTCTGTGAAGCAAACGATGCAGGTTGCCCAGGATTTATTTGAGAACGGTCTTATCACCTACCACAGGACGGATTCAACAAGGGTTAGCGATGCTGGACAGATGATAGCAAGAGAGTATCTCGGAAAAGAATTTTCGGGTAGAGGATGGGGAGAAGGGGGGGCACACGAATGTATAAGACCAACAAGACCCCTCGACAAGGATGGCCTTCGCAGACTTATCCACGAAGGTGTTATAGTTGCTGAAGGACTTGGTTGGGAGCACTTCGCCCTGTATGACTTAATTTTTCGCAGATTTATGGCCTCACAGTCCAAGCCCTTCACAGTGAGGGTAAAGGAGTACGTTATAGAGTTTGACGGAAGGAGTGTGCAGGAAGAAAGGATTGTGGAGGCCAGAGGTAGAGCGTACGATCTCTACAGGTCGGTTTGGGTCAGGAAGGATTTACCCACAGGAGAATTCGTCGTCAGGGCTGAAATTAGGAGGGTCCCAAAAGCACATCCCCTAACTCAGGCGGAAATAATTCAGATGATGAAGGAGAGAGGAATAGGCCGACCATCCACCTACGCCACGATAGTTGACAGACTCTTTGCCCGTAATTATGTGAAGGACAGATATGGCAGAGTCATTCCGACAAAACTCGGTGTTGATGTTTACACATACCTCATGGACAGGTACTCGCAGTTTGTTTCGGAAAAGAGAACCAGAGACCTTGAGAACAGAATGGATGCGGTTGAGAAGGGAGAGGTTGATTTTGTACGAGCTCTGGATGAGCTCTACGAAGAGATCAAAAGCATTTCTTAA
- a CDS encoding NAD(P)/FAD-dependent oxidoreductase: MKTLIVGGGPAGSLTAIMLGKKSDVVIAEDHQSPGYPVQCAGLISDICYKKYGEFCKIKKAMENEIKGAFFFSPSGNHIEARGKAYVVERKILDAMLFEKASEKADVFIKSKVRFNGRKAVIGNSEIVADIIVGADGIGSAVAKNFGFEQPGVFTAVQAEMKFEPLDDGFVELYFGWSDFFAYAIPLGDTARIGVISRNDPYKLFKNLIEKHPSVSERIKGSVIELNAGGFPDRLVNFVKGNVALIGDSAGMVKPYTGGGLYYLLVAAETLNETFPNLELYRQLYLKRLGREYRFGERIRRLYSLDNRSMEELFRLMRDFDFRGVHMDSPSTLLASTFKILLRLLKNPGIAFSVIRLLL; this comes from the coding sequence GTGAAAACCCTTATTGTGGGTGGTGGACCGGCCGGGTCGCTCACAGCCATAATGCTCGGCAAAAAGTCGGATGTTGTGATTGCCGAGGATCACCAGAGTCCAGGATACCCTGTCCAGTGTGCAGGTCTGATTAGCGACATCTGTTACAAAAAGTACGGAGAGTTTTGCAAAATTAAGAAAGCCATGGAGAACGAGATAAAGGGAGCTTTCTTCTTTTCACCATCCGGGAACCACATTGAAGCTAGGGGAAAGGCGTATGTCGTTGAAAGAAAGATTCTTGACGCCATGCTGTTTGAAAAGGCATCGGAAAAAGCAGATGTTTTTATTAAATCAAAGGTTCGGTTTAATGGCAGGAAGGCTGTAATTGGGAATTCAGAAATTGTGGCAGATATAATAGTGGGCGCAGATGGAATAGGTTCTGCGGTGGCAAAGAACTTTGGGTTCGAACAACCAGGAGTATTTACAGCCGTTCAGGCAGAGATGAAGTTCGAACCCCTCGATGATGGTTTTGTGGAGCTCTATTTCGGCTGGTCTGATTTCTTCGCCTACGCAATACCCCTCGGAGATACGGCCAGAATCGGAGTAATAAGCAGAAACGATCCTTACAAACTCTTCAAAAATCTTATTGAGAAGCATCCATCCGTTTCAGAAAGAATTAAAGGAAGTGTCATCGAGTTAAACGCCGGAGGATTTCCGGACAGACTTGTAAATTTCGTAAAAGGGAATGTGGCACTTATCGGCGACTCTGCAGGAATGGTAAAACCCTACACCGGGGGAGGGCTGTACTATCTGCTTGTTGCCGCAGAAACACTGAATGAGACCTTCCCAAATCTCGAGCTTTACAGGCAACTATACCTGAAAAGACTGGGAAGAGAATACAGGTTCGGAGAGAGAATAAGAAGGCTCTACTCCCTTGACAACAGAAGTATGGAGGAGCTTTTCAGACTGATGCGGGACTTTGATTTCAGGGGTGTGCATATGGACAGTCCGTCAACTCTGCTGGCCTCAACCTTCAAAATCCTCCTGCGACTCTTGAAGAATCCCGGAATTGCTTTTTCTGTAATCAGACTCTTATTATAA
- a CDS encoding winged helix-turn-helix domain-containing protein: protein MNVQFRIWIEKEGEHVIGKGGAKILRAIETEGSISAACKKLGMSYRYVWGYIKKMEKVVGPVVSSSKGGSKGGRTILTKRGREIVEYYEFYEGLINRLVSGDFLRIRIENGKVVGRSVEDGEFVIIRV, encoded by the coding sequence ATGAATGTTCAATTTAGAATATGGATTGAGAAGGAAGGCGAGCATGTGATCGGGAAGGGTGGGGCAAAAATTTTGAGAGCCATAGAAACTGAGGGTTCGATTTCTGCCGCATGTAAGAAACTCGGGATGTCCTACAGGTATGTGTGGGGGTATATAAAAAAAATGGAAAAGGTTGTGGGGCCGGTGGTTAGCAGTTCGAAGGGTGGAAGCAAAGGTGGGAGGACGATTTTAACAAAGAGAGGCAGAGAAATTGTCGAGTACTACGAGTTCTATGAGGGCCTTATAAACAGGTTAGTGTCGGGCGATTTTTTGAGAATCAGAATTGAGAATGGGAAGGTGGTTGGCAGATCTGTTGAGGATGGAGAGTTTGTTATAATAAGAGTCTGA
- a CDS encoding radical SAM protein, with amino-acid sequence MRYEEPVFRPPSEAFSLIVQATIGCSWNRCTFCGMYKMKKFRVRDSDEVKEDFKMAKKIYGNVSRIFLADGNALAADTDFLLDIAKYANSLFDLERISCYATPQDLLEKSKSELLKLRKAGIKLLYVGVESGDDTILEKIRKGVTSDEIAEACQKGHECGFDLSVTVMTGIGGKERSYENARNTAKLLNRINPEYTGVLTYMPVPNTPLYVKIKRGEFILPNAVENLFELRWMVERIEARTIFRCNHASNYLPLKGNLPDDKNELLKAIDYAISHPDVLKPEWMRGL; translated from the coding sequence ATGAGATATGAGGAACCGGTATTCCGGCCACCGAGTGAAGCGTTCAGCCTTATAGTTCAGGCAACCATCGGGTGTTCGTGGAACAGATGTACGTTTTGCGGGATGTACAAAATGAAAAAGTTCAGGGTTAGAGACAGTGATGAAGTGAAGGAAGATTTCAAAATGGCCAAAAAGATTTACGGAAACGTTAGCAGAATATTTCTGGCCGATGGCAACGCTCTGGCTGCTGACACGGATTTCCTTCTGGATATCGCAAAGTATGCAAATTCGCTTTTCGATCTGGAGAGGATAAGCTGTTATGCAACACCGCAGGATTTGCTGGAGAAAAGTAAATCCGAGCTTTTGAAATTGAGGAAAGCCGGAATCAAACTTCTTTATGTTGGAGTTGAGAGTGGAGACGATACAATTCTCGAAAAAATTCGCAAAGGTGTAACTTCAGATGAAATAGCTGAAGCCTGTCAGAAAGGCCATGAATGCGGTTTTGATCTGTCAGTAACTGTTATGACAGGAATTGGCGGGAAAGAGAGGAGTTACGAGAACGCAAGAAATACTGCAAAACTTCTTAACAGAATCAATCCTGAATACACCGGGGTCCTCACCTACATGCCAGTTCCCAACACACCCCTGTATGTTAAGATAAAAAGGGGGGAGTTTATCCTGCCGAACGCAGTTGAAAATCTGTTCGAACTCAGGTGGATGGTCGAGAGGATCGAGGCAAGAACGATCTTCAGGTGCAACCATGCGTCCAATTATCTTCCCCTGAAGGGGAATCTGCCCGATGATAAAAATGAGCTTCTGAAAGCGATAGACTATGCTATCTCTCACCCTGACGTTCTTAAACCCGAATGGATGAGGGGACTGTAG
- a CDS encoding DUF166 domain-containing protein, with protein MRLGVVYSGDFGRRFVSNLAYPYLCPTFGACGINGCDYCKRHDYSSKIVYVRELSQDLGLYIEEPEKFVEPFECDVVVAINVHPDILVSLPEIGEFKAMIVPACNQNWCLPGLRKQLKEKCEEQGIEFSSPKPFCALTPEGKVISRFCNEFGVGRPEFRVEMNEKRIERIEVLRSDPCGSAFYVAKRMSGFIIDSLNEFWKEIHQHQCAYPCMASMDRDVELREAPFHLAGYIMVYQFSIAAGIDAEKFVPDHFKEIVCLGKSLI; from the coding sequence GTGCGTCTCGGGGTCGTTTACAGCGGTGACTTTGGAAGAAGATTTGTAAGCAACCTTGCATATCCGTATCTCTGCCCGACTTTCGGGGCGTGTGGAATCAATGGATGTGATTACTGCAAGAGACATGACTACAGCTCAAAAATTGTTTATGTGAGGGAACTCAGTCAGGACCTCGGCCTTTACATTGAGGAACCTGAGAAATTTGTTGAGCCCTTTGAATGTGATGTTGTTGTTGCGATAAATGTCCATCCCGACATTCTTGTTTCTCTTCCGGAAATAGGAGAATTTAAGGCCATGATCGTTCCCGCCTGCAACCAGAACTGGTGCCTGCCGGGGTTGAGGAAGCAGTTGAAAGAGAAATGTGAAGAGCAGGGAATTGAGTTCTCGTCACCTAAGCCTTTTTGTGCGCTAACCCCTGAAGGAAAGGTCATATCCAGATTTTGCAACGAGTTCGGTGTTGGAAGGCCTGAGTTCAGAGTTGAAATGAACGAAAAAAGAATTGAGAGGATCGAGGTTTTGAGAAGCGATCCCTGCGGCTCAGCTTTCTATGTGGCAAAGAGAATGAGCGGATTTATTATTGATAGTCTAAATGAATTTTGGAAAGAAATACACCAGCATCAATGCGCCTATCCATGCATGGCGAGCATGGACAGGGATGTAGAGCTTAGGGAGGCACCTTTCCATCTTGCAGGCTATATAATGGTCTATCAGTTCAGCATTGCCGCTGGAATCGATGCGGAAAAATTTGTCCCCGATCATTTTAAGGAGATCGTCTGTCTGGGAAAGAGTCTTATTTAG